In a genomic window of Streptomyces sp. NBC_01231:
- a CDS encoding ABC transporter permease, with protein MSQVLHTPPPTTAPATDDLAALAARHGLTVSGARPTLREYVSQLWARRHFITAFSTAKLTSQYSQAKLGQLWQVMTPLLNAAVYYFIFGVLMGTKRGVPDYVPFLVTGVFVWTFTQSSIMAGTRAISGNLGLVRALHFPRAALPISFALQQLQQLLFSMAALVVILLFFGVPVAASWLLAIPALVLQFTFNAGVAMILARMGAKTPDIAQLMPFVLRTWMYVSGVMWSLDRLLSNHSDLPSWVAPVLRANPAAVYIDLMRFALIDSFHSSQLPPHVWPVATGWALLVGVGGFIYFWKAEETYGRG; from the coding sequence GTGAGCCAGGTCCTCCACACACCGCCCCCGACGACGGCACCCGCGACCGACGACCTCGCGGCCCTCGCCGCCCGCCACGGCCTCACGGTCAGCGGCGCCCGCCCCACGCTGCGCGAGTACGTCAGCCAGCTGTGGGCGCGGCGTCACTTCATCACCGCCTTCTCGACCGCCAAGCTCACCTCGCAGTACAGCCAGGCGAAGCTGGGTCAGCTCTGGCAGGTGATGACCCCGCTGCTGAACGCGGCGGTCTACTACTTCATCTTCGGCGTGCTGATGGGCACCAAGAGGGGCGTGCCGGACTACGTCCCGTTCCTGGTGACGGGCGTGTTCGTCTGGACGTTCACGCAGAGCTCGATCATGGCGGGCACCCGGGCAATCTCCGGCAACCTGGGCCTCGTACGGGCACTGCACTTCCCTCGGGCCGCGCTGCCGATCTCGTTCGCGCTCCAGCAGCTCCAGCAGCTGCTGTTCTCGATGGCGGCCCTGGTCGTGATCCTGCTCTTCTTCGGTGTGCCGGTGGCCGCGTCCTGGCTGCTGGCGATCCCGGCGCTGGTGCTGCAGTTCACCTTCAACGCGGGCGTCGCGATGATCCTGGCGCGGATGGGCGCGAAGACACCGGACATCGCCCAGCTGATGCCGTTCGTCCTGCGCACGTGGATGTACGTCTCCGGCGTGATGTGGAGCCTCGACCGCCTGCTCAGCAACCACAGCGACCTGCCGTCCTGGGTGGCGCCCGTGCTGCGGGCCAACCCGGCCGCCGTCTACATCGACCTGATGCGCTTCGCCCTGATCGACAGCTTCCACTCGAGCCAGCTGCCGCCCCACGTGTGGCCGGTCGCGACCGGCTGGGCCCTGCTCGTCGGTGTCGGCGGCTTCATCTACTTCTGGAAGGCTGAGGAGACGTACGGCCGTGGCTGA
- a CDS encoding NAD-glutamate dehydrogenase, with the protein MQTKLDEAKAELLERAARVAENSPVGGHLPTGTTDASTPDRDTLLAFLQRYYLHTAPEDLTGRDPVDIYGAALSHYRLAENRPQGTANVRVHTPTVEENGWMCSHSVVEVVTDDMPFLVDSVTNELTRQGRGIHVVIHPQVIVRRDVAGKLSEVLTPPLTGGLPHDAHTESWIHVEIDRETDRGDLKQITADLLRVLSDAREAVEDWEKMRDAALRMADELPKEPIASDLREQDVEEARELLRWLATDHFTFLGYREYQLREDDSLAAVPGTGLGILRSDPHHAEGDSHPVSPSFERLPADARVKAREHKLLVLTKANSRSTVHRPSYLDYIGVKRFDADGNVVGERRFLGLFSSAAYTESVRRVPVIRRKVEEVLERAGFSPNSHDGRDLLQILETYPRDELFQTPPDELQSIVTSVLYLQERRRLRLYLRQDEYGRYYSALVYLPRDRYTTGVRLRIIDILKEELGGTSVDFTAWNTESILSRLHFVVRVPQGTELPQLSDSDKDRIEARLVAAARSWADGFAEALNAEFGEERAAELLRRYGNAIPEGYKADHSPRSAVADLAQIEKLTEETGFALSLYEPVGAAPEERRFKIYRKGDSITLSAVLPVLNRLGVEVMDERPYELRCSDRSVAWIYDFGLRMPRPRSGSGDYLGDDGRERFQDAFAATWTGKAENDGFNSLVLSAGLNWRQAMVLRAYAKYLRQAGSTFSQDYMEDTLRNNVHTTRLLVSLFEARMSPERQRAGLEIVDALLEEVDAALDQVASLDEDRILRSFLTVIKATLRTNFFQEAAGGQPHTYVSMKFDPRAIPDLPAPRPAFEIWVYSPRVEGVHLRFGKVARGGLRWSDRREDFRTEILGLVKAQMVKNTVIVPVGAKGGFVAKQLPDPSEDRDAWLAEGIASYKTFISALLDITDNMVAGEVVPPADVVRHDEDDTYLVVAADKGTATFSDIANGVAEQYNFWLGDAFASGGSAGYDHKGMGITARGAWESVKRHFRELDVDTQAEDFTVVGIGDMSGDVFGNGMLLSEHIRLVAAFDHRHIFIDPNPDAATSYAERRRVFELPRSSWADYNTELISGGGGVFPRTAKAIPVNAHIREALGIEEKVSKMTPADLMKAILKAPVDLLWNGGIGTYVKASTETHADVGDKANDPIRVDGADLRVKVVGEGGNLGLTQLGRIEFARLGGKINTDAIDNSAGVDTSDHEVNIKILLNGLVADGDMTVKQRNKQLAEMTDEVGRLVLRNNYAQNTAIANALAQSKDMLHAQQRYLRHLVREGLLDRGLEFLPTDRQIRERLNTGQGLTSPETAVLLAYTKITVAEELLHTSLPDDPYLSVLLHAYFPSALREKFADRIDNHPLHREITTTVLVNDTVNTGGTTYLHRLREETGASLEEIVRAQTVARAIFRSGVVWDAVEALDNKVEAAVQTRIRLHSRRLVERGTRWLLNNRPQPLQLAETAEFFADRVEQVWSQLPKLLRGADLEWYQKIYDELTGVGVPGDVATRVAGFSSAFPTLDIVSVADRMGRDPMDVADVYYDLADRLRITQLMDRIIELPRADRWQSMARASIREDLYAAHAALTADVLAVGNGTSTPEQRFKAWEEKNAPILGRARTTLEEIQSSDSFDLANLSVAMRTMRTLLRAHA; encoded by the coding sequence ATGCAGACCAAGCTGGACGAAGCCAAGGCCGAGTTGCTCGAGAGGGCCGCCCGGGTTGCTGAGAACAGCCCGGTCGGGGGGCACCTACCGACCGGGACGACGGACGCGAGCACGCCTGACCGGGACACCCTGCTCGCGTTTCTCCAGCGCTACTACCTGCACACCGCACCGGAGGACCTCACCGGCCGCGACCCGGTCGACATCTACGGTGCCGCACTCTCGCACTACCGGCTGGCCGAGAACCGCCCGCAGGGGACGGCCAACGTGCGGGTCCACACGCCCACCGTGGAGGAGAACGGGTGGATGTGCAGTCATTCGGTGGTCGAGGTGGTCACCGACGACATGCCCTTCCTTGTCGACTCCGTCACCAACGAACTGACCCGCCAGGGACGCGGGATCCACGTCGTCATCCATCCGCAGGTCATCGTGCGGCGCGATGTCGCCGGCAAGCTCAGTGAGGTGCTCACCCCGCCCCTGACCGGCGGGCTTCCGCACGACGCGCACACCGAGTCCTGGATCCACGTGGAGATCGACCGCGAGACCGACCGCGGCGACCTCAAGCAGATCACCGCCGACCTGCTGCGTGTCCTGTCCGACGCCCGTGAGGCCGTCGAGGACTGGGAGAAGATGCGGGACGCGGCACTGCGCATGGCCGACGAGCTGCCCAAGGAGCCCATCGCCTCCGACCTGCGGGAGCAGGACGTCGAGGAGGCCCGCGAGCTGCTGCGCTGGCTGGCCACGGACCACTTCACCTTCCTCGGGTACCGGGAGTACCAGCTGCGGGAGGACGACTCGCTGGCGGCCGTGCCCGGGACCGGGCTCGGCATTCTGCGGTCCGACCCGCATCACGCCGAAGGCGACAGCCACCCCGTCAGCCCCTCCTTCGAGCGGCTGCCGGCCGATGCCCGGGTCAAGGCGCGCGAGCACAAGCTGCTGGTGCTGACCAAGGCGAACAGCCGGTCGACCGTGCACCGGCCGTCGTACCTCGACTACATCGGCGTCAAGAGGTTCGACGCGGATGGGAACGTGGTGGGTGAGCGGCGGTTCCTCGGACTGTTCTCGTCCGCCGCCTACACCGAGTCCGTGCGGCGCGTGCCCGTCATCCGGCGCAAGGTCGAAGAGGTGCTGGAGCGGGCCGGGTTCTCGCCCAACAGCCACGACGGGCGCGATCTGCTCCAGATCCTGGAGACGTACCCGCGCGACGAGCTCTTCCAGACCCCGCCCGACGAGCTGCAGTCCATCGTCACGTCCGTTCTCTACCTCCAGGAGCGGCGGCGGCTGCGGCTCTACCTGCGGCAGGACGAGTACGGGCGCTACTACTCCGCCCTCGTCTACCTTCCGCGCGACCGGTACACCACGGGTGTCCGGCTGCGGATCATCGACATCCTCAAGGAGGAACTCGGCGGCACCAGCGTCGACTTCACGGCCTGGAACACCGAGTCGATCCTCTCCCGGCTGCACTTCGTCGTCCGTGTCCCGCAGGGCACCGAGCTGCCGCAGCTCAGCGACAGCGACAAGGACCGCATCGAGGCACGGCTGGTGGCGGCCGCGAGGTCGTGGGCCGACGGGTTCGCCGAGGCACTGAACGCCGAGTTCGGCGAGGAACGCGCCGCCGAGCTGCTGCGCCGCTACGGCAACGCCATCCCCGAGGGCTACAAGGCCGACCACAGCCCGCGCTCCGCGGTCGCCGACCTGGCGCAGATCGAAAAGCTCACCGAGGAGACGGGCTTCGCGCTCAGCCTCTACGAGCCCGTGGGCGCCGCCCCCGAGGAGCGCCGGTTCAAGATCTACCGCAAGGGCGACTCCATCACCCTGTCGGCCGTGCTGCCGGTCCTCAACCGGCTCGGCGTCGAGGTCATGGACGAGCGGCCGTACGAACTGCGCTGCTCGGACCGGAGCGTGGCGTGGATCTACGACTTCGGGCTGCGCATGCCCCGGCCGAGGAGCGGCAGCGGCGACTACCTCGGTGACGACGGGCGCGAGCGGTTCCAGGACGCCTTCGCCGCCACCTGGACCGGCAAGGCGGAGAACGACGGCTTCAACTCCCTCGTGCTGAGCGCCGGGCTGAACTGGCGTCAGGCGATGGTGCTGCGGGCGTACGCGAAGTACCTGCGGCAGGCGGGTTCGACGTTCAGCCAGGACTACATGGAGGACACCCTCCGCAACAACGTCCACACCACCCGGCTGCTCGTCTCGCTGTTCGAGGCGCGGATGTCGCCGGAGCGGCAGCGGGCGGGGCTCGAGATCGTCGACGCGCTCCTCGAAGAGGTCGACGCGGCTCTCGACCAGGTGGCGTCGCTCGACGAGGACCGGATCCTGCGGTCCTTCCTCACCGTCATCAAGGCGACCCTGCGCACGAACTTCTTCCAGGAGGCGGCGGGCGGTCAGCCGCACACGTACGTCTCCATGAAGTTCGACCCGCGGGCCATCCCCGATCTGCCGGCCCCGCGCCCGGCGTTCGAGATCTGGGTGTACTCGCCGCGGGTGGAGGGCGTGCACCTCAGGTTCGGGAAGGTCGCGCGCGGCGGGCTGCGCTGGTCCGACCGGCGTGAGGACTTCCGGACCGAGATCCTCGGCCTGGTCAAGGCGCAGATGGTGAAGAACACCGTCATCGTGCCGGTCGGCGCCAAGGGCGGTTTCGTAGCCAAGCAGCTGCCGGACCCGAGCGAGGACCGGGACGCCTGGCTGGCGGAGGGCATCGCCAGCTACAAGACCTTCATCTCGGCGCTGCTCGACATCACCGACAACATGGTCGCCGGTGAAGTCGTCCCGCCCGCCGACGTCGTCCGGCACGACGAGGACGACACCTATCTCGTCGTCGCGGCCGACAAGGGCACCGCGACCTTCTCGGACATCGCCAACGGGGTCGCCGAGCAGTACAACTTCTGGCTCGGTGACGCCTTCGCCTCCGGCGGCTCGGCCGGCTACGACCACAAGGGCATGGGCATCACCGCCCGCGGCGCCTGGGAGTCCGTGAAGCGGCACTTCCGCGAGCTGGACGTGGACACGCAGGCCGAGGACTTCACGGTCGTCGGCATCGGTGACATGTCCGGTGACGTGTTCGGCAACGGCATGCTGCTGAGCGAACACATCCGGCTGGTGGCCGCCTTCGACCACCGGCACATCTTCATCGACCCGAACCCGGACGCGGCCACCTCCTACGCCGAGCGCCGCCGCGTCTTCGAGCTGCCGCGCTCCAGCTGGGCCGACTACAACACCGAGTTGATCTCCGGGGGCGGCGGCGTGTTCCCCCGTACCGCCAAGGCGATCCCGGTCAACGCGCACATCCGGGAGGCCCTCGGCATCGAGGAGAAGGTCTCCAAGATGACGCCGGCCGACCTGATGAAGGCCATCCTCAAGGCGCCGGTGGACCTGCTGTGGAACGGCGGCATCGGGACGTACGTGAAGGCGAGCACCGAGACGCACGCGGACGTCGGCGACAAGGCCAACGACCCGATCCGCGTCGACGGCGCCGACCTGCGGGTCAAGGTGGTCGGCGAGGGCGGCAACCTGGGCCTGACCCAGCTCGGCAGGATCGAGTTCGCGCGGCTCGGCGGCAAGATCAACACGGATGCCATCGACAACAGCGCGGGCGTGGACACCTCCGACCACGAGGTGAACATCAAGATCCTGCTCAACGGCCTGGTCGCGGACGGCGACATGACCGTCAAGCAGCGCAACAAGCAGCTCGCCGAGATGACCGACGAGGTCGGCCGGCTCGTCCTGCGCAACAACTACGCGCAGAACACGGCCATCGCCAATGCGCTCGCCCAGTCCAAGGACATGCTCCACGCCCAGCAGCGGTACCTGCGCCACCTGGTGCGTGAGGGCCTGCTGGACCGGGGGCTGGAGTTCCTGCCCACCGACCGTCAGATTCGCGAGCGGCTGAACACCGGGCAGGGCCTGACCAGCCCGGAGACGGCCGTGCTGCTGGCGTACACGAAGATCACCGTCGCCGAGGAGCTGCTGCACACCTCGTTGCCGGACGACCCGTACCTGAGCGTCCTGCTGCACGCGTACTTCCCGAGCGCGCTGCGCGAGAAGTTCGCCGACCGCATCGACAACCACCCGCTGCACCGCGAGATCACCACGACCGTGCTGGTCAACGACACGGTCAACACGGGCGGTACGACGTATCTGCACCGGCTGCGCGAGGAGACCGGTGCCTCGCTGGAGGAGATCGTCAGGGCGCAGACCGTGGCCCGCGCGATCTTCCGCTCCGGGGTCGTGTGGGACGCGGTGGAGGCCCTCGACAACAAGGTCGAAGCCGCCGTGCAGACCCGCATCCGGCTGCACTCGCGTCGCCTCGTCGAGCGCGGCACGCGCTGGCTGCTCAACAACCGGCCGCAGCCGCTCCAGCTCGCCGAGACCGCCGAGTTCTTCGCCGACCGTGTCGAGCAGGTGTGGTCGCAGCTGCCGAAGCTGCTGCGGGGCGCTGACCTGGAGTGGTACCAGAAGATCTACGACGAGCTGACGGGCGTGGGTGTCCCGGGCGACGTCGCCACCCGGGTGGCCGGGTTCTCCTCGGCCTTCCCGACGCTCGACATCGTCTCGGTGGCCGACCGGATGGGCCGGGACCCGATGGACGTCGCCGACGTCTACTACGACCTCGCCGACCGTCTGCGCATCACCCAGCTGATGGACCGCATCATCGAGCTGCCGCGCGCCGACCGCTGGCAGTCCATGGCCCGCGCGTCCATTCGCGAGGACCTGTACGCGGCCCATGCGGCGCTGACCGCGGACGTTCTCGCGGTCGGCAACGGCACCTCGACCCCCGAGCAGCGCTTCAAGGCGTGGGAGGAGAAGAACGCGCCGATCCTGGGCCGGGCGCGGACGACTCTGGAGGAGATCCAGAGCTCGGACTCGTTCGATCTGGCGAACCTGTCGGTGGCGATGCGGACGATGCGGACGCTGCTGCGGGCGCATGCGTGA
- a CDS encoding Rv3235 family protein translates to MNKVMTRASHPGTRPTSRRDQRRPGGTPPRTPGGGATRTTAPDGRPPGSPGGRGPALRTRPTDNRPPTTSPAALRSLAPTPTPAPTPVVSVAPVVPAQAPGRPLPQPRPTDVFADRLLAVLSGRRPVHWMLRHTAGRAYDELAWLADRGPLRTTRGTAPVVRDIGYYVPRPGAIEAFARIGAGDQLRAMAFRLEQGRDLRWRCTAVELGGPRRPHTDDD, encoded by the coding sequence ATGAACAAGGTCATGACCAGGGCGAGCCACCCCGGCACCCGCCCCACAAGCCGTCGCGACCAGCGCCGCCCCGGCGGCACGCCCCCTCGCACGCCGGGCGGTGGCGCCACCCGCACCACGGCCCCGGACGGCCGACCGCCGGGCTCACCGGGCGGCCGAGGCCCTGCCCTCCGTACCCGGCCCACCGACAACCGCCCACCGACCACCTCCCCCGCCGCCCTCAGGTCCCTCGCACCCACCCCGACGCCCGCTCCCACTCCCGTCGTCTCCGTCGCCCCCGTCGTTCCCGCCCAGGCCCCTGGCAGGCCGCTCCCGCAGCCTCGCCCCACCGACGTGTTCGCCGACCGCCTGCTCGCGGTCCTGAGCGGCCGACGGCCCGTCCACTGGATGCTCCGGCACACCGCGGGCCGCGCCTACGACGAACTGGCCTGGCTCGCCGATCGCGGCCCCCTGCGCACCACCCGGGGCACCGCACCGGTCGTCCGGGACATCGGCTACTACGTCCCCCGCCCCGGCGCCATCGAGGCATTCGCCCGCATCGGAGCCGGCGACCAGCTGCGCGCCATGGCCTTCCGCCTGGAACAGGGCAGGGACCTGCGCTGGCGCTGTACGGCGGTGGAACTGGGCGGCCCACGCAGGCCGCACACGGACGACGACTGA
- a CDS encoding TetR/AcrR family transcriptional regulator: protein MTTNAEEPQTRPRRRAPAGAAVLREDVTEAIRGAVFEELAAVGYARMSIEGIARRAGVGKTAVYRRWRSKLHLVLDLVSALAVQGLPVPDTGSLEGDLRLLYEVTSRALRHPVASQVIPDLQAEAARNPEIAEALQKALREGQEGVASKIVVAAEGRGEIRNGFDADLALDLISGPLYWRSVVIRSPKLPKGYLASLARATAEALKAL, encoded by the coding sequence ATGACGACCAACGCCGAGGAGCCGCAGACCCGTCCGCGTCGCCGGGCCCCCGCAGGGGCCGCCGTGCTGCGCGAGGATGTGACGGAGGCCATCCGGGGAGCCGTCTTCGAGGAGCTCGCGGCCGTCGGCTACGCGCGGATGTCCATTGAGGGGATCGCGCGCCGCGCGGGCGTCGGCAAGACCGCGGTGTACCGCCGCTGGCGCTCCAAGCTGCACCTCGTCCTCGACCTGGTCTCCGCGCTCGCCGTGCAGGGCCTGCCCGTACCGGACACCGGGTCGCTGGAGGGCGACCTGCGGCTGCTGTACGAGGTGACCTCCCGGGCCCTGCGGCACCCCGTGGCCTCGCAGGTCATCCCCGATCTCCAGGCCGAGGCGGCCCGCAACCCCGAGATCGCCGAGGCCCTGCAGAAGGCCCTGCGGGAGGGGCAGGAGGGCGTCGCCAGCAAGATCGTGGTGGCGGCGGAGGGACGTGGCGAGATCCGGAACGGCTTCGACGCGGACCTGGCGCTGGACCTGATCTCGGGACCCCTGTACTGGCGCTCGGTGGTGATCCGCAGCCCCAAGCTCCCGAAGGGGTACCTGGCGTCCCTGGCACGGGCCACCGCGGAGGCGCTCAAGGCGCTGTGA
- a CDS encoding response regulator transcription factor: protein MRVVIAEDNALLREGLVLLLTSAGHDPVAVVGTGPEILPALLEHRPDVAVLDVRMPPDFRDEGLRAALAARRELPSLPVLVLSQYVEESYAAELLAGGAGGLGYLLKDRVGRVDEFLDALERVAAGGTALDPEVVTELLTRRRDSPLDSLTPREREVLKLMAEGHGNATIAGMLVVTERAVHKHIGNVFLKLGLPPSDSGHRRVLAVLAYLNSAGGKA, encoded by the coding sequence ATGAGAGTGGTGATCGCCGAGGACAACGCCCTGTTGCGCGAAGGGCTCGTCCTCCTGCTGACCTCGGCCGGACACGACCCGGTGGCCGTGGTCGGCACCGGCCCCGAGATCCTGCCCGCGCTGTTGGAGCACCGCCCGGACGTGGCCGTCCTGGACGTGCGCATGCCGCCCGACTTCCGCGACGAGGGACTGCGCGCCGCCCTCGCGGCGCGCCGGGAACTGCCGAGTCTTCCGGTGCTGGTGCTCTCGCAGTACGTCGAGGAGTCGTACGCCGCCGAGTTGCTGGCCGGGGGAGCGGGTGGCCTCGGCTACCTGCTCAAGGACCGGGTGGGCCGGGTCGACGAGTTCCTGGACGCGCTGGAGCGGGTCGCGGCCGGCGGTACGGCCCTTGACCCCGAGGTGGTGACCGAACTGCTCACGCGCCGCCGGGACTCGCCGCTGGACTCGCTGACGCCGAGGGAGCGGGAGGTGCTGAAGCTGATGGCGGAGGGGCACGGCAACGCCACCATCGCGGGGATGCTGGTGGTCACCGAGCGCGCGGTCCACAAGCACATCGGCAACGTCTTCCTGAAGCTGGGCCTGCCACCGAGCGACAGCGGACACCGCCGCGTACTGGCCGTCCTGGCGTACCTGAACAGCGCGGGCGGGAAGGCGTAG
- a CDS encoding ATP-binding cassette domain-containing protein, producing MADNTQLPQEQVPTVVVDGVDIVYRVNGTGAGRGSATAALNRMLRRRQTEQAAGVRKVHAVKNVSFVAYRGEAIGLIGTNGSGKSTLLKAVAGLLPVENGHIYTDGQPSLLGVNAALMSDLTGERNVYLGGLAMGMSREQVKDRYDGIVDFSGINEKGDFITLPMRTYSSGMAARLRFSIAAAKDHDVLLIDEALATGDRSFQKRSEARIRELRKHAGTVFLVSHSNKSIRDTCDRVLWLERGELRMDGPTEEVLEAYEAFTGGPDKAKTKPEPQAAPQSKPQSESQPQSQPEPAKVPLPS from the coding sequence GTGGCTGACAACACGCAACTCCCGCAGGAACAGGTCCCCACCGTCGTCGTCGACGGCGTCGACATCGTCTACCGGGTCAACGGCACCGGCGCCGGCCGGGGTTCCGCCACCGCCGCCCTCAACCGCATGCTGCGTCGCAGGCAGACCGAGCAGGCGGCCGGTGTGCGCAAGGTGCACGCCGTCAAGAACGTGTCCTTCGTCGCCTACCGGGGCGAGGCGATCGGGCTGATCGGCACCAACGGCTCCGGCAAGTCGACCCTGCTCAAGGCGGTCGCGGGCCTGCTCCCGGTGGAGAACGGCCATATCTACACCGACGGCCAGCCCTCCCTCCTGGGCGTCAACGCGGCCCTCATGAGCGACCTGACCGGCGAGCGCAACGTCTACCTCGGCGGCCTCGCCATGGGGATGTCCCGCGAGCAGGTCAAGGACCGCTACGACGGCATCGTCGACTTCTCCGGCATCAACGAGAAGGGCGACTTCATCACCCTCCCGATGCGGACGTACTCCTCCGGCATGGCTGCCCGCCTGCGCTTCTCCATCGCCGCGGCCAAGGACCACGACGTCCTGCTCATCGACGAGGCGCTGGCGACGGGCGACCGTTCCTTCCAGAAGCGTTCCGAGGCCCGGATCCGCGAGCTGCGCAAGCACGCGGGCACGGTGTTCCTGGTCAGCCACAGCAACAAGTCGATCCGCGACACCTGCGACCGGGTGCTGTGGCTGGAGCGCGGCGAACTGCGCATGGACGGGCCGACGGAGGAGGTGCTGGAGGCGTACGAGGCGTTCACCGGCGGCCCGGACAAGGCGAAGACCAAGCCCGAGCCGCAGGCCGCGCCGCAGTCCAAGCCTCAGTCCGAGTCGCAGCCACAGTCGCAGCCCGAGCCCGCCAAGGTGCCGCTTCCTTCCTGA
- a CDS encoding HAD hydrolase-like protein, with translation MGKQTGAHIVWDWNGTLFHDNDAIIGATNAAFAELGLAPLTMEQYRALYCVPVPKFYERLMGRLPTDAEWEVMDVTFHRYYAEHRVGCGLTAGVVELLSGWRSAGRSQSILSMYVHDELVPLVRGFGIEAHFLRVDGRTGPSGGSKAEHMVRHLAALAGVDPARTVVIGDAADDAVAALHVGARAVLYTGGSHGRASLEEVGVPVVDTLAEAVVEAERLAA, from the coding sequence ATGGGGAAGCAGACAGGCGCACACATTGTCTGGGACTGGAACGGCACGCTGTTCCACGACAACGACGCGATCATCGGGGCGACGAACGCGGCGTTCGCCGAGCTGGGGCTGGCGCCGCTCACGATGGAGCAGTACCGGGCGCTGTACTGCGTGCCGGTGCCGAAGTTCTACGAGCGGCTGATGGGGCGGCTGCCCACCGATGCCGAGTGGGAGGTCATGGACGTGACCTTCCACCGGTACTACGCCGAGCACCGGGTGGGGTGCGGACTCACGGCGGGGGTGGTGGAGCTGCTGTCGGGGTGGCGGTCGGCTGGGCGCAGCCAGTCGATCCTGAGCATGTACGTCCATGACGAACTCGTCCCGTTGGTGCGGGGGTTCGGGATCGAGGCGCATTTCCTGCGCGTGGACGGGCGGACCGGACCGTCCGGCGGGAGCAAGGCCGAGCACATGGTGCGGCATCTGGCGGCGCTCGCGGGGGTGGACCCGGCTCGGACGGTGGTGATCGGGGACGCGGCGGACGACGCGGTGGCGGCGTTGCATGTGGGGGCGCGGGCCGTGCTGTACACCGGGGGATCCCACGGGCGGGCCAGCCTGGAGGAGGTCGGGGTGCCCGTGGTGGACACGCTGGCTGAGGCGGTCGTGGAGGCGGAGCGGTTGGCCGCGTGA